From a region of the Vicia villosa cultivar HV-30 ecotype Madison, WI unplaced genomic scaffold, Vvil1.0 ctg.000045F_1_1_1, whole genome shotgun sequence genome:
- the LOC131622914 gene encoding uncharacterized protein At5g39865-like, with product MGCSASKTTTIIASKNPEDPTTPSVSFQSSSSSTCSSFSPSYASQYFNSSPPVRKALSLTMPLIHHPPTKKGDTHHLVSLTSTSYGSLLLIDQKDPNFTSIEQPHLTKTSQNNEEQEQTLSPDSVINTWELMDGLDEHEDFSHNAHKALIFDNPVSFSDKHSSCRYTAFDGSAKKNLLDSFESMKASEAVMEEKSSKSFVKKPLWKHLSEEALLAKLDPSVAWSYRRALSSRQLGSNNNNNRLRNVRSMESSPMNPSCSSLFGKSLCLLPGTEDRIVVYSTSLRGIRKTYEDCCSVRMILRGFRVAVDERDISMDSSYRKELQNALGGKSVVTLPQVFIRGKHVGNAEDMKQLHESGELAKLLSGFPTQDLWFVCDKCGDARFVPCGNCNGSRKVFEEEQGKLKRCVHCNENGLIRCTSCCS from the coding sequence ATGGGTTGTTCAGCTTCAAAAACAACAACCATAATTGCAAGCAAAAACCCAGAAGATCCAACAACACCTTCTGTTTCTttccaatcttcatcttcatctaccTGTTCATCATTCTCCCCTTCTTATGCTTCACAATACTTCAATTCTTCACCACCTGTTAGAAAAGCTTTGTCCTTAACAATGCCTCTTATCCATCACCCTCCAACCAAAAAGGGTGACACTCACCACCTTGTTTCCTTAACCTCCACCTCCTATGGTTCTCTTCTCCTAATTGACCAAAAAGACCCTAACTTTACCTCCATTGAACAACCCCATCTCACCAAAACATCTCAAAACaatgaagaacaagaacaaacacTGTCTCCAGATTCTGTTATCAACACTTGGGAACTCATGGATGGTTTGGATGAACATGAAGATTTTTCTCATAATGCTCATAAAGCTTTAATCTTTGACAACCCAGTGAGTTTTTCAGAtaaacacagttcatgcaggtaCACAGCCTTTGATGGGTCTGCAAAAAAGAACCTTCTTGATTCATTTGAATCAATGAAAGCTTCAGAAGCTGTAATGGAAGAAAAAAGTTCAAAATCTTTTGTGAAGAAGCCACTTTGGAAGCACTTATCAGAAGAAGCTTTGTTAGCTAAGTTGGATCCAAGTGTTGCTTGGAGTTACAGAAGAGCATTGTCTTCAAGACAACTAggttccaacaacaacaacaaccggttAAGAAATGTTAGATCAATGGAATCAAGTCCTATGAACCCTTCTTGTTCCTCTTTGTTTGGTAAAAGTTTGTGTCTTTTACCAGGAACAGAAGACAGAATAGTGGTTTACAGCACAAGTTTGCGAGGAATTCGAAAGACTTATGAAGATTGTTGTTCGGTGCGAATGATTTTGCGAGGATTTAGAGTTGCTGTCGATGAAAGAGACATTTCTATGGATTCATCATACAGGAAGGAGTTACAGAATGCTCTTGGTGGGAAATCAGTAGTGACATTGCCACAGGTTTTTATCAGAGGGAAACATGTTGGAAATGCGGAGGATATGAAACAGTTGCATGAATCGGGCGAATTGGCGAAACTGTTGAGTGGTTTTCCAACTCAGGATCTTTGGTTTGTTTGTGATAAATGTGGTGATGCGAGGTTTGTGCCTTGTGGTAATTGTAATGGTAGCAGGAAGGTGTTTGAGGAAGAACAAGGGAAGTTGAAAAGGTGTGTTCATTGTAATGAGAATGGATTGATCAGATGCACAAGCTGTTGTTCATGA